From the Streptomyces sp. Sge12 genome, the window TCACGCACGACCTTGATGACCTGGATCTTCTTGTCGCCGGCACCGGTGAGGATGACGTCGAACTCGTCCTGCTCCTCGGCGGCGTCGGCAACCGGGCCACCGGAGACCGGGCCGGCAACGGCGACGGCCGCGGCGGCGGTGACGTCGAACTTCTCCTCGAAGGCCTTCACGAACTCGGAGAGCTCGATGAGGGTCATCTCCTCGAACTGGGCGAGGAGGTCGTCCTGAGAGAGCTTCGCCATGATGGGCGATCCTTCCACTAAATCGGCAGGTGCCGGATGTATATAGAGGCGGGCGTAACGGCCCGCTACGACCCACGCACTAGGCGGCGTGGATCAGTGCGCGAGCCGAATTACTCGGCACCGCCCTGCTCGGCGAGCTTGACGCGAAGCGCTTCCGCGGTGCGGACGAACTTCGACGGCAGCGCCTGGAAGAGCGAGGCAGCCTGAGACTGCTTGCCCTTGAACGCGCCGGCCAGCTTGCTGAGCAGAACCTCGCGGGACTCGAGGTCCGCAAGCTTCTTGATCTCATCGGCGGTGAGCGCCTTACCATCAAGGACACCCGCCTTGATGATGAGGTTCGGGTTGTCCTTGGCGAAGTCACGCAGGCTCTTCGCCGACTCCACCGGGTCACCGGTGATGAAGGCGACCGCGGTCGGACCAGCGAAGTGCTCGTCCAGCGCGGTGATCCCGGCCTGGTTGGCCGCAATCTTGGTCAGCGTGTTCTTCACCACGGCGTACTGGGCGTTCTCACCGAGGGAGCGACGCAGCGTCTTGAGCTGCGCGACGGTGAGACCCCGGTACTCGGTCAGCACGGCGGCGTTCGAGCTCTGGAACGCGTCCTTGAGCTCGGCTACCGATGCAGCCTTGTTGGGCGTCGGCATGGTGCGTTCGCCTCCTTCCGGGTGATGAGGACCGCTCAGAAGGGGCTGAAATAAGAAACGCCCCGGCATAGGCGCCAGGGCGTGGCTCAACCGGAACGAATTCCGGGAACCTTCCACAGTCACCTACGCGGGTCGTCCGCATTCAACGGATCCTTCGGCCACCGAACCCTTGCGGGCACGGCAACGACCAGCGGTCTTTGGCTTCTGGGGAAGACTACGTGAAGGGGTGCAGCCGAGGCAAATCGCCTCAGGAGTCGAGGTCCAGGCCGCCGAGGCCGGCATCCCGGAGCGTCTTGTCGGCCTCCTTCAGGTCCTCGTCGGCCTGCTTGAGCTTGCGGTCGGTCTCCTTGGTCACCTCGTCGAAGGAGACGACCTGGTCGGCCGGAGGGGCCTCGACGGGGGCGGGCTTGCCGAAGTCGGAGAACTTCGCCGTGGTCTTCGTCGTGCCCTTGCCGTCGGTGTTCACCGTCTCCACGCGGACCGGGTAGCCGTCCTTGCCGATCCACAGGTCCACCTCGAAGGCCGTGAGGTGCTTCACGGCCTCGTGGAGGTACTGCCGGTCCGCCTCCTGCATGACCTTGGTGGACTCGTCCGCCTTGAGCAGGTCGGCGCCCGTGAAGCTGCCCTTGTAGTGATCGGCGTCGATGCCGTCGGCCGTCTTCTCGGCGCCGACGTGCGTGAGCTTCTCCTGGCCGAGCAGCATGGCGAGGTACTCGGCCGGGTCGTCGTTGAGCCGGACCCCCGGCTTGCCGTCCTTGGCCAGGTTCATGCTCATCCAGGCCTTGCCCATGAGGGGCTCGCCCAGGTGGGTGTAGACCATGTCGCCGACCATGATCGAGCGGGTGTCGGGCTTCTCGCTCTTGAGGATCACGTCGTGGCTGGACGGGTACCAGCCCTTGGTGCCGGACTCGCTGTCGGTCCTGCCGTCGCGCTCGGCGATCGACAGCTCCGCCTTGGCGAACCTGGCGGCCACCGTCTTCACGTAGGAGGCCTTCACCGCCTCCACGGGCGAGTGCGCCCGCTCGGCGGCGGCCTTGCCCCCGTCACCCTTGCCGGTGCCCGCGTCGGCCGTGTCGCCGCCGCAGGCCGTGAGGCCGCCCACGAGCAGCGCGGTGCCCGCCATCGCGATTCCGGCTCGGGTCCGGACAGCCCTGTTCATCTGGTTTCCCCCTGTGGATCTGCGGATCCATGGATCCGTGGTGCTGACGTGCGTGGCGCGTGGGAGGGTCAGGCCCCCGCGCCGAGCTGGCCCAGTTCCTTGAGCATCGCGAAGAGGTCGAGGGTCTCGTTCTCCGGCGGGGTCTGCACGGTGGCCGCGGAGCCGTAGTCCGAGTAGTAGGCGTCCATGTTCAGGTCCCCCTGGGGCGTCCCGATGCCGACCTTCATGTGGACGGGGTAGCCGTCCTTGTTGAGCCACACGTCCATGTCGTAGCCCTTGATGCCGGCCTTCTTCGTGGCCTCGACGAGCTTGGTGCGCTCGGCCTCCGAAAGGACCTTGGCGCCCTCGTTCACGGCGAGCATCTCCTCGAAGCTCACGGTGCCCTTGTAGTGCTCGGCGTCCACGCCCTCGACCTTCTCGGCCCCCAGGTGCTTCACGTTCGGCGAGCTGAGCAGCAGGGCGAGCTGCTTGGCCGGGTCCTGGTTCTGGTCCATCGAGCCCATGCCGCTGAGCTTCTTCATCGCCTCGGCGTCGCCGGAGGCCTCCGCGGCGGCCGTGATGTCCAGCTTCATCCAGCGCTTGCCGTCCAGGCCCTCGGACATCGGGGAGTCCTTCGGCACCTCCATGTACATGACGTTGTTCGACATGATCATGCGCATGGACTCGGCGCCCGCTCCCGCGGTGAGCCCGCCCTTCATGGTGATGTCCATGACCTGCGGGTCCCAGCCCTGCGTACCGGTCATCTCCACGTTGCCGCCGGCGCCCGTCGAAGCGGGCATCGACATGGTCATGCGGACCTTGGCCGACTTGGCGGCGGAGGTCTTCTTGTACGCCGCCGCGAGCGCCTCGGTGGCGGAACCGCCCGCGGCGGGCTTGCTCGGCTGCGCGGAGGACCCGGCTGCGGGCTTGCCGGAGTCCTCCTTCTTCCCGTTCTCGCACGCCGTGGCCCCACCCACGAGCAGTACGGCTGCCAGCGCTGCGCCGACGGTCTTCTTCCGGTACGCGGACACGCGCATCCCCCACCCCTTGGTCAATCTTTGGTCAATCTCCTGTTTCAGCGACCCTACGGTGCCACTGGGCCGGATCGCTCCCCCATTTGGCCCCGCCGAGCGGTATGTGGTCATGAACACGCAAACGGGCCCTTCGCCGCCCTGTGAAGGGGGCGAAGGGCCCGTTCGGTCGATCAGATCAGCGAGCCGTAGGGCTCAGCCCGATCAGACAGCAGCCGGGTCTTCCTCGACGAGGAGGTTCCGGGTGCGGTTCGGGTCCAGCTGGATGCCGGGGCCCATGGTGGTGCTGAGGGCGGCCTTCTTGATGTAGCGGCCCTTCGCGGCGGACGGCTTCAGACGAAGGATCTCGTCCAGGGCCGCGCCGTAGTTCTCGACCAGCTTGTCATCGGAGAAGGAGACCTTGCCGATGATGAAGTGCAGGTTCGAGTGCTTGTCGACGCGGAACTCGATCTTGCCACCCTTGATCTCGGTGACAGCCTTCGCGACGTCCATCGTGACGGTGCCGGTCTTCGGGTTCGGCATGAGGCCACGGGGACCGAGCACGCGGCCGAGGCGGCCGACCTTGCCCATGAGGTCCGGGGTGGCCACAACGGCGTCGAACTCGTTCAGGCGGTTGCCCTTGGCGATCTCGTTGATCAGCTCGTCGTCGCCGACAATGTCGGCGCCGGCGGCTTCCGCGGCCGCAGCACGGTCACCGGTCGCGAAGACCAGGACCCGGGCGGTCTTGCCGGTGCCGTGCGGGAGGTTCACGGTGCCGCGGACCATCTGGTCGGCCTTGCGCGGGTCTACACCCAGGCGGAAGGCGACCTCGACGGTGCCGTCGAACTTGGTCGTGGAGGTCTCCTTGGCGAGACGGACGGCCTCGAGCGGGGCGTACAGCTTCTCCCGGTCGACCTTGGCGTCCGCAGCGCGGAGAGTCTTGCTGCGCTTCACTTCTGCTCCTGTATTTCGGCTTCAGGCATGGAGTCGTGGTGCGGACCAGCGCTTGGTCCTACCACTGATGGTGCTGGGGGTGGCTGGATCAGCCTTCGACGGTGACGCCCATCGAACGCGCGGTGCCGGCAATGATCTTGACGGCGGCGTCGATGTCGTTGGCGTTCAGGTCGGGCATCTTCAGCTCGGCGATCTCCTTGACCTGGGCAGCCGTGAGCTTGGCGACCTTGGTCTTGTGGGGCTCGCCGGAGCCCTTCTCGATGCCCGCGTGCTTCAGGATGAGGCGCGCGGCCGGCGGAGTCTTGGTGATGAAGGTGAAGGAGCGGTCGTCGTAGACCGTGATCTCCACCGGCACGACCATGCCACGCTGCGACTCGGTCGCGGCGTTGTAGGCCTTGCAGAACTCCATGATGTTGACGCCGTGCTGACCGAGCGCGGGGCCGACCGGCGGAGCCGGGTTGGCCGCACCGGCCTTGATCTGGAGCTTGATAAGCCCCGTGACCTTCTTCTTCTTGGGAGGCATTGCTCTCTCCGGGTCCTAGTGAGAGTTTTCAGCCGCCGATCCGGTCATCCGGATGGAGGCATACCGCACCACGATAACGGGTATCGGTGCGGGGCTAAAAACCGAGCAGGTCAGACCGCCCTTCACGGGGCGATCTGACCTGTCCGGAAGCTGTCGCTCAGAAGATCAGTTCTTCTGGATCTGGTCGAAGCTGAGCTCGACCGGGGTCTCGCGGCCGAAGATCTCGACGAGGCCCTTGACCTTCTTCGAGTCGGGGTTGATCTCGTTGATGGTCGCCTGCAGCGTCGCGAACGGGCCGTCGGTGACGGTGACCGAGTCGCCGACCTCGAAGTCCAGGACCTCGATGGTGCGCTTGACGGCGGGCGCGGGCAGGCCGGCCTCTTCCGCGGCGGCCTTGGCGGCCTTCTCCTGCGCCTCCGGGGCGAGCATCTTGACGATCTCGTCCAGGGTCAGCGGGTACGGGTCGTACGCGTTGCCGACGAAGCCGGTGACACCAGGCGTGTTGCGGACGACGCCCCAGGACTCGTTCGTCAGATCCATGCGGACGAGAACGTAACCGGGCAGCTTGTTCTGCCGGACGTTCTTGCGCTCGCCGTTCTTGATCTGGACGATCTCTTCCTCGGGCACCTCGGCCTGGTAGATGAACTCCTCGACGTTCAGCGAGACGGCACGCTGCTCGAGGTTGGCCTTCACGCGCTTCTCGTAGCCGGCGTAGGTGTGGATCACGTACCACTCGCCGGGCAGGAGGCGGAGCTCCTCGCGCAGGGCCTGGATGGGGTCGACGGGCTCGGCGGGCTCGACCGGAGCGGCCTCCTCGGCCTCTTCCTCGTCGGCCTCGACCTCGTCAGCAGCCTCTTCGACCTCGGCGCCGGCCTCGATCTCGGTGTCAGCCTCGACCTCGTCCTCGTCGGACTCGACGTGCAGCGCGGCCTCTTCGGCGGCGACACCCGCCTCGGCGTCGGCGAGCTCGACCTCGTCGGGGTCCACAGCGTCCGCCGCCTCGACGATGTCGAGCTCGTCCTCGACGGACTCGACGGAGTCGTGGCTCGCGTTCAGGTTCGGGTCAGACACGGTGGCTGCTTCTTCCTGGATACAAAAGGTGGTGGAACATGCGAAAACGGGCGACACCCATCAGGCGCCGCCCTCCGCGGGGATCAGCCGAAGACGAACTTGATGGCTTTTTCAAACCCAAAGTCAATCACGGTCACCAGACCGATCATGATGACGACGAAGACAATCACCACGGTGGTGTACGTCGTGAGCTGGTTACGAGTAGGCCAGACAACCTTGCGGAGTTCCGCGACGATCTGGCGGTAGAAAAGCGCGAGCCGGCCCAGAGGGCCCTTCTTGCCGCGCTTGCCGCCCTTGCGGGCCTTCTTCTCGCGCGTCTCGTCCTCGGCGTCAGGCATGTCGATGGAGCCCAGGGCGTCCGTCACGTCTCTCACCTGAATCCGGGTCGTGGCCGTACCGCGCCCGGTTGCGCCGCACGGCGTTGCATCTAAGTACGTACCTGCGCACACACGTCCGAGATGGAGTGTGGAGCAGGGCCGGAGGGACTCGAACCCCCAACCGCTGGTTTTGGAGACCAGTGCTCTACCAATTGAGCTACGACCCTTTGCGTCCCCCAACCTACCGCATCCGAGCGAGTGCACGGAGTGCTCACGCTTCTCAGCGGCTGGCGAGGTCCAACGACAGGTGAGTGTACGTGAACCGGGCCGTGACGTCGAACAGCACCCGACCTGACATGCAGCAGTCCGTTGACTGAAACGGTGTGCGGCGCTTCTTTGCCGTCTGGGACGATTGCTCGTATGACCTCTGCAACGCCTTCCTCCGAGCGCCGGGTGTCCGCCCGAATCGGCGCCATTTCCGAGTCCGCCACCCTCGCCGTGGACGCCAAGGCCAAGGCCCTCAAGGCCGCCGGACGCCCGGTGATCGGGTTCGGCGCCGGCGAGCCCGACTTCCCGACCCCGGACTACATCGTCGAGGCCGCGGTCGAGGCCTGCCGCAACCCCAAGTACCACCGCTACACGCCGGCCGGCGGCCTGCCCGAGCTCAAGGCCGCGATCGCCGCCAAGACGCTGCGGGACTCCGGCTACGAGGTCGAGGCCTCGCAGGTCCTCGTGACCAACGGCGGCAAGCAGGCGATCTACGAGGCCTTCGCGGCCGTCCTGGACCCGGGTGACGAGGTCATCGTCCCGGCTCCGTACTGGACCACCTACCCGGAGTCGATCCGTCTCGCCGGCGGTGTCCCGGTCGAGGTCGTCGCCGACGAGACCACCGGCTACCGGGTGTCCGTCGAGCAGCTGGAGGCCGCGCGCACCGAGCGCACCAAGGTCGTCCTGTTCGTCTCCCCGTCCAACCCGACGGGTGCGGTCTACAGCGAGGCCGACGCCCGCGCGATCGGCGAGTGGGCCGCCGAGCACGGCCTGTGGGTGCTGACGGACGAGATCTACGAGCACCTGGTGTACGGCGACGCGAAGTTCACCTCGCTGCCCGTGCTGGTTCCGGCCCTGCGCGACAAGTGCATCGTGGTCAACGGCGTCGCCAAGACGTACGCCATGACCGGCTGGCGCGTGGGCTGGATCATCGCCCCGCAGGACGTCATCAAGGCCGCGACCAACCTCCAGTCGCACGCCACCTCCAACGTCTCCAACGTGGCCCAGGTCGCGGCGCTCGCCGCCGTCTCGGGCAACCTGGACGCGGTCGCGGAGATGCGCAAGGCCTTCGACCGCCGCCGCCAGACCATGGTCAAGATGCTGAACGAGATCGACGGCGTCCTCTGCCCCACCCCCGAGGGCGCGTTCTACGCGTACCCGTCGGTGAAGGAGCTGCTCGGCAAGGAGATCCGCGGCAAGCGCCCGCAGACCTCCGTCGAGCTCGCGGCCCTGATCCTGGACGAGGTCGAGGTCGCGGTCGTCCCGGGCGAGGCCTTCGGCACCCCCGGCTACCTGCGCCTGTCCTACGCCCTGGGCGACGAGGACCTGGTGGAGGGCGTCTCCCGCATCCAGAAGCTCCTGGCCGAAGCCAAGGCCTGACGCGGCCCGCGGCACAACCTGGGCGGCGGCACCCTCGAGGTGCCGCCGCCCAGGCGCTTCCCGGCCCCGCCGGCGTTTGAGGCGCGGGGGTCCGGGGGCAGCGCCCCCGGCAACGGCGCCGCGCCCGCTCACGCGTTCGCGCAAGCCCCCGATCGGTAAAACCCCCTCCCGCCGAGCGCAGCGGTACGGCAGGATCACCAGATGGAGCACGCACGCGATCTCACGCTTCTGCCGAAGGCCCACCTCCACCTGCACTTCACCGGGTCGATGCGACCATCGACCCTGCTGGAGCTCGCGGACAAGTACGGTGTGCGCCTTCCCGACGCCCTGACGGCCGGGGAGCCGCCCAAGCTCCGTGCCACCGACGAGCGCGGCTGGTTCCGCTTCCAGCGGCTCTACGACGCCGCGCGCTCCTGTCTGCGTGAGCCCGACGACATCCGGCGCCTGGTCCGCGAGGCCGCGGAGGAAGACGTACGGGACGGCAGCGGCTGGCTGGAGATCCAGGTGGATCCCACCTCCTACGCCCCCCTGCTCGGCGGGATGATCCCGGCGGTCGAGATCATCCTCGACGCCGTCGACTCCGCCTCCCGCGAGACCGGCCTCGGCATGCGGGTCCTCATCGCCGCCAACCGCATGAAGCACCCCCTCGACGCCCGCACCCTCGCCCGTCTCGCCGTCCGCTACGCCGACCGCGGCATCGTCGGCTTCGGCCTCTCCAACGACGAGCGCCGCGGCATGGCCCGCGACTTCGACCGGGCCTTCGCCATCGCCCGCGAGGGCGGTCTCCTCGCCGCCCCGCACGGCGGCGAGCTCACCGGCCCGGCCTCCGTCCGCGACTGCCTCGACGACCTGCACGCCTCCCGCATCGGGCACGGCGTCCGGGCCGCCGAGGACCCCCGGCTCCTCAAGCGGCTCGCCGACCGGCAGATCACGTGCGAGGTCTGCCCGGCCTCCAACGTCGCCCTCGGGGTCTACGAGCGGCCCGAGGACGTCCCGCTGCGCACCCTGTTCGAGGCCGGGGTCCCCATGGCGCTGGGCGCCGACGACCCGTTGCTCTTCGGGTCCCGGCTGGCGGCCCAGTACGAGATCGCCCGCCGCCACCACGCCTTCACGGACGCGGAACTCGCCGAGCTGGCCCGCCAGTCGGTGCGCGGGAGCGCGGCGCCCGACGACGTACAGGCCAAGCTGCTGGCGGGGATCGACCACTGGCTCACCGGGTGAGCCGCAGGTCCCCCTCGTAGCAGTCGGCGCGCACCCGGCCGCCGTCGAGGAAGCCGATCTCCAGGTGGGTGCGGCCCTGTGCGGGCAGCGCGAACTCGGCGACCGAGGCGACGGTCTCGCCGAGGTGCCGCAGGAAGGGGTGGTCGCCGAGGTCCTCGCCGACCTCGATGCGGCCCCACTCCCCCATGTCGTACGCCTCGTGGGGTGCGGCGGACTCGACGATGAGGCACTGGTCGGATCCGGTGGTGATCCGGATGGTGTCGCCGATGCTGTCGATCAGCCAGACGTCGAGGGGCGCCTCGGAGCGTTCGCCGTCACTGATGTGCCAGGACGCGACGACTCGGCTGAGCGTGCGCCCCACGAGACGGGTGGGGTCCGTACCGGCCCCGTGCAGGGGACAGAGCATGGGCGGCCGGGGCTCCTCAGATGCTGACGCCGACCGTCACCGGCTCGTTGACCAGGGTGACGCCGAAGGCCGCGTGGACACCCGCGACGACCTCGCGGGCCAGGGTGAGGAGGTCCTCGGTGGTGGCCTCGCCGCGGTTGGTGAGGGCGAGGGTGTGCTTCGTGGAGATGCGCGCGGGGCCGGTGCCGTAGCCCTTGGTGAAGCCGGCCTTGTCGATCAGCCAGGCCGCGCTGGTCTTCGTACGGCCGTCACCGGCGGGGTACGCGGGCGGGGCGGTGTCGGGGCCGAGGCGGTCCTGGACGCGGGTGAGGAAGGCGGCGTAGGCCTCGTCGGTCAGGATCGGGTTGTGGAAGAAGGAGCCGGCCGACCAGGTGTCGTGGTCAGCGGGGTCGAGCACCATGCCCTTGCCGGCGCGCAGGCGCAGCACGGTCTCGCGGGCGGTGGCGGCGGGGACCCGGTCGCCGGCCCCGACACCGAGGGCGCGGGCGGTCTCGGGGTACTTGATCGGCGCGGACAGGCCGCCGGCGTCTTCCAGGGCGAAGCGCACGCGCAGCACGACGTAGCGGTCGGGCTGGTCCTTGAAGGTGCTGTTGCGGTACCGGAAGGCGCAGTCGGCGGCGCTCAGGGTGACCGTTTCGCCGGTGGTGCGGTCGTAGGCGACGACCTCGGTGATGGTGTCGCAGACCTCTTGGCCGTACGCCCCGACGTTCTGGATCGGGGTGGCGCCGGCGGAGCCGGGGATGCCGGCGAGGCACTCGATACCGGCCAGGCCGGCCTCGACGGTGCGGGCGACGGCGTCGCTCCAGTTCTCGCCGGCGGCGAGCTCCAGCCGCGTCCCGTCCAGGTCGAAGCCGGTGGTCGCGATGCGCAGTGCGGTGCCGTCGAAGCCCCGGTCGCCGATGACCAGGTTGCTGCCGCCGCCGATGATCAGGAGCGGGGTGCCGCTCTCGTCCGCGGCGCGCACGGTGGCGACGACCTCGGCGTCGGTGGTCGCGGTGACCAGGCGGGCGGCGGGACCACCGAGACGGAAGGTGGTCAGCGGGGCGAGGGGGGCATCGTGGAGTTCCTGCACGTGGACAAGAGTACGGTCCGTGCCTCTCGCATCCCTGCGGGGCCACGGACCGTACTCGCTCGTCCCCCCTGCCTGCCGGGTCAGTGGCTCGACTTCTGCTCGGTGAGGCGGCGCTCGGCCTCGGCCCAGGTGAGGGGCAGCTCGGCGGCCGGGACGGTCCAGTAGGTGAAGACCGACTCCTTCATGTACGCGCTGGCTGCGCGGGAGCTGGTGCGGTGGGGCTCGCTGCGCGCGAAGCGGTACAGCGCGTCCCGGTCCTCCCATGCGGAGAGGGTCAGGAAGGTCCGGCGCAGGACCCGGGCGCGCAGGGCGACGCCGTGGGCGCCGGGGGCCTTGCGCATCTGGAGGATGATGCCGGGCGCCTTGAGGAAGAACCGGACGGCGCCGGCGAGGGTGGCGGTCTCGAAACGGGAGGCCATGACGTAGACCTCGGCGTCGGGGGCGGCCGCGGTGGGCGTGGACCAGGGAATGTCGGGCATGACGCGTGCTCCTTGGCGGTCGAGGTTGCGGGTGGGGTGGGTCAGCCGGCCGCGGGGACCTTCTCCGGGACGGCGGCGTTCCGGCCCGCGAGCACCGGGGCGGCCTTGGACCTGCGGGGCACCAGCAGGGCCAGTGCGGCGGCGACGGCGACCGCGCCGGCGCCGATCCACAGGGCGGGGACGGTTCCGTCGGTGAAGGCCTGCGGGGATTCGTAGCCGCCCTGGGCGGAGAAGACGGAGGCGAGGACCGCGACACCGAGGGCTCCGCCGAGCTCGCGCAGTGCGTTGTTGGTGCCGGAGGCCTTGCCCTGGTCGGCCGGGGTGACGGTGGACATCAGGACGTTGGCGGCGGGGGCGAAGTAGAGGGCCATGCCGATTCCGCTGAGGATGAGCGGCGGGAGCTGGGCGGCGTACGAGACGTCGGCGCTCAGGATCGCCGCGAACCAGCCGAGGCCGAGGGCCTGGAAGGCGAGCCCGGCGGCGACGACGGGGCGGCCGCCGATGCGGTCGGAGAGGATCCCGGCCAGCGGGGCGACGATCATCGGCATGCCGGTCCAGGGGAGCATGCGCAGGCCGGCCTCGGTGGGCGAGTAGCCGGCGACGCCCTGGAGGAACTGGCTGAGCAGGAAGATCGAGCCGAACATGCCGAGGAACATCAGCAGGCTGGCCAGGTTGATCCCGAGGAAGCCTCGGTCACGGAAGAGCCGCATGGGGAGTATGGGGTCGGCGTGGGTGAAGCCGTGGTGGATGAACGCGCCGACGAGCGCGGCGCCGACGATCAGGCCGGTCAGGACGGGGGCGCTGGTCCAGCCCTCGGAGTTGGCGTTGACCAGGGCGTAGACGATGCCGAAGAGGCCGCCGCTGATGAGCAGGGTGCCCGGGATGTCGAGACGCGCGCCGGGCGCGGTGGACTCGGCGAGGCGCAGGCGGGCGAGCGGGATCAGGGCGATGCCTATCGGCACGTTCAGCCAGAAGATCCACTGCCAGGAGATGTGCTCGGTGAGGCTGCCGCCGATGAGGGGCCCGCTGGCGACGGCGAGGCCGGTGACGGCGCCGTAGATACCGAGGGCCATACCGCGGCGGGCGGCCGGAACGGCGGCGGTGAGCAGGGTGAGCGTGAGCGGCATCATGATGGCGGCGCCGACGCCCTGCACGGCGCGGGCGGCGATGAGCGCGTCGATGCCGGGCGAGAGGGCGGCCGCGGCGGAGGCGCCGGTGAAGACCGCGAGGCCCGCGATGAAGAGCCGCCGGCGCCCGAAGCGGTCGCCGAGCGCGGCACCGAACATGAGGAGGACGGCGAAGGTGAGCGTGTACGCGTT encodes:
- the rplL gene encoding 50S ribosomal protein L7/L12; its protein translation is MAKLSQDDLLAQFEEMTLIELSEFVKAFEEKFDVTAAAAVAVAGPVSGGPVADAAEEQDEFDVILTGAGDKKIQVIKVVRELTSLGLKEAKDLVDGAPKPVLEKVAKEAADKAAESLKAAGAAVEVK
- the rplJ gene encoding 50S ribosomal protein L10, producing the protein MPTPNKAASVAELKDAFQSSNAAVLTEYRGLTVAQLKTLRRSLGENAQYAVVKNTLTKIAANQAGITALDEHFAGPTAVAFITGDPVESAKSLRDFAKDNPNLIIKAGVLDGKALTADEIKKLADLESREVLLSKLAGAFKGKQSQAASLFQALPSKFVRTAEALRVKLAEQGGAE
- the rplA gene encoding 50S ribosomal protein L1, which encodes MKRSKTLRAADAKVDREKLYAPLEAVRLAKETSTTKFDGTVEVAFRLGVDPRKADQMVRGTVNLPHGTGKTARVLVFATGDRAAAAEAAGADIVGDDELINEIAKGNRLNEFDAVVATPDLMGKVGRLGRVLGPRGLMPNPKTGTVTMDVAKAVTEIKGGKIEFRVDKHSNLHFIIGKVSFSDDKLVENYGAALDEILRLKPSAAKGRYIKKAALSTTMGPGIQLDPNRTRNLLVEEDPAAV
- the rplK gene encoding 50S ribosomal protein L11; this encodes MPPKKKKVTGLIKLQIKAGAANPAPPVGPALGQHGVNIMEFCKAYNAATESQRGMVVPVEITVYDDRSFTFITKTPPAARLILKHAGIEKGSGEPHKTKVAKLTAAQVKEIAELKMPDLNANDIDAAVKIIAGTARSMGVTVEG
- the nusG gene encoding transcription termination/antitermination protein NusG — translated: MSDPNLNASHDSVESVEDELDIVEAADAVDPDEVELADAEAGVAAEEAALHVESDEDEVEADTEIEAGAEVEEAADEVEADEEEAEEAAPVEPAEPVDPIQALREELRLLPGEWYVIHTYAGYEKRVKANLEQRAVSLNVEEFIYQAEVPEEEIVQIKNGERKNVRQNKLPGYVLVRMDLTNESWGVVRNTPGVTGFVGNAYDPYPLTLDEIVKMLAPEAQEKAAKAAAEEAGLPAPAVKRTIEVLDFEVGDSVTVTDGPFATLQATINEINPDSKKVKGLVEIFGRETPVELSFDQIQKN
- the secE gene encoding preprotein translocase subunit SecE — encoded protein: MTDALGSIDMPDAEDETREKKARKGGKRGKKGPLGRLALFYRQIVAELRKVVWPTRNQLTTYTTVVIVFVVIMIGLVTVIDFGFEKAIKFVFG
- a CDS encoding pyridoxal phosphate-dependent aminotransferase, yielding MTSATPSSERRVSARIGAISESATLAVDAKAKALKAAGRPVIGFGAGEPDFPTPDYIVEAAVEACRNPKYHRYTPAGGLPELKAAIAAKTLRDSGYEVEASQVLVTNGGKQAIYEAFAAVLDPGDEVIVPAPYWTTYPESIRLAGGVPVEVVADETTGYRVSVEQLEAARTERTKVVLFVSPSNPTGAVYSEADARAIGEWAAEHGLWVLTDEIYEHLVYGDAKFTSLPVLVPALRDKCIVVNGVAKTYAMTGWRVGWIIAPQDVIKAATNLQSHATSNVSNVAQVAALAAVSGNLDAVAEMRKAFDRRRQTMVKMLNEIDGVLCPTPEGAFYAYPSVKELLGKEIRGKRPQTSVELAALILDEVEVAVVPGEAFGTPGYLRLSYALGDEDLVEGVSRIQKLLAEAKA
- a CDS encoding adenosine deaminase, giving the protein MEHARDLTLLPKAHLHLHFTGSMRPSTLLELADKYGVRLPDALTAGEPPKLRATDERGWFRFQRLYDAARSCLREPDDIRRLVREAAEEDVRDGSGWLEIQVDPTSYAPLLGGMIPAVEIILDAVDSASRETGLGMRVLIAANRMKHPLDARTLARLAVRYADRGIVGFGLSNDERRGMARDFDRAFAIAREGGLLAAPHGGELTGPASVRDCLDDLHASRIGHGVRAAEDPRLLKRLADRQITCEVCPASNVALGVYERPEDVPLRTLFEAGVPMALGADDPLLFGSRLAAQYEIARRHHAFTDAELAELARQSVRGSAAPDDVQAKLLAGIDHWLTG
- a CDS encoding UDP-N-acetylmuramate dehydrogenase codes for the protein MTRQAGGTSEYGPWPRRDARGTDRTLVHVQELHDAPLAPLTTFRLGGPAARLVTATTDAEVVATVRAADESGTPLLIIGGGSNLVIGDRGFDGTALRIATTGFDLDGTRLELAAGENWSDAVARTVEAGLAGIECLAGIPGSAGATPIQNVGAYGQEVCDTITEVVAYDRTTGETVTLSAADCAFRYRNSTFKDQPDRYVVLRVRFALEDAGGLSAPIKYPETARALGVGAGDRVPAATARETVLRLRAGKGMVLDPADHDTWSAGSFFHNPILTDEAYAAFLTRVQDRLGPDTAPPAYPAGDGRTKTSAAWLIDKAGFTKGYGTGPARISTKHTLALTNRGEATTEDLLTLAREVVAGVHAAFGVTLVNEPVTVGVSI
- a CDS encoding DUF3291 domain-containing protein, yielding MPDIPWSTPTAAAPDAEVYVMASRFETATLAGAVRFFLKAPGIILQMRKAPGAHGVALRARVLRRTFLTLSAWEDRDALYRFARSEPHRTSSRAASAYMKESVFTYWTVPAAELPLTWAEAERRLTEQKSSH
- a CDS encoding DHA2 family efflux MFS transporter permease subunit, giving the protein MHTQESDTKLRGPAVWALVLTGVASFMAALDNLVVTTALPAIREDLGGKLEDLEWTVNAYTLTFAVLLMFGAALGDRFGRRRLFIAGLAVFTGASAAAALSPGIDALIAARAVQGVGAAIMMPLTLTLLTAAVPAARRGMALGIYGAVTGLAVASGPLIGGSLTEHISWQWIFWLNVPIGIALIPLARLRLAESTAPGARLDIPGTLLISGGLFGIVYALVNANSEGWTSAPVLTGLIVGAALVGAFIHHGFTHADPILPMRLFRDRGFLGINLASLLMFLGMFGSIFLLSQFLQGVAGYSPTEAGLRMLPWTGMPMIVAPLAGILSDRIGGRPVVAAGLAFQALGLGWFAAILSADVSYAAQLPPLILSGIGMALYFAPAANVLMSTVTPADQGKASGTNNALRELGGALGVAVLASVFSAQGGYESPQAFTDGTVPALWIGAGAVAVAAALALLVPRRSKAAPVLAGRNAAVPEKVPAAG